One segment of Capricornis sumatraensis isolate serow.1 chromosome 23, serow.2, whole genome shotgun sequence DNA contains the following:
- the FOXI2 gene encoding forkhead box protein I2 produces MAEYGDGSGPSAAPHGQARAAARPSGYARGDLGAVGAGQRLWLNAPALSSASYAPGPVPAAPYGAPGPLLAAPSALAGADLAWLSLPGQQELLRLVRPPYSYSALIAMAIQSAPRRKLTLSQIYQYVAGNFPFYKRSKAGWQNSIRHNLSLNDCFKKVPRDEDDPGKGNYWTLDPNCEKMFDNGNFRRKRKRRGEASAVSPSGPRSQAGARAPDLEPLGAASADLRASASPRASASPPAPEAATCFSSLASAVGALAGGFNPFAGGLAGDFSFGRPTTIATHSPQVPRPAPGFAAGQQMAATGFHVGHFVYTREGNEV; encoded by the exons ATGGCCGAGTACGGCGACGGCTCGGGGCCCTCTGCGGCCCCGCACGGCCAGGCCCGGGCGGCCGCGCGCCCCTCCGGCTACGCGCGCGGAGATCTGGGCGCAGTGGGCGCCGGCCAGCGCCTGTGGCTGAACGCGCCCGCTCTCAGCTCCGCGTCTTATGCGCCGGGCCCAGTGCCCGCGGCCCCCTACGGGGCCCCCGGCCCGCTCCTCGCGGCCCCCAGCGCCCTGGCAGGCGCCGACCTGGCGTGGCTGAGCCTGCCCGGCCAGCAGGAGCTGCTGAGGCTGGTGCGGCCGCCCTACTCGTACTCGGCGCTCATCGCCATGGCCATCCAGAGCGCGCCGCGGCGCAAGCTGACGCTCAGCCAGATCTACCAGTACGTGGCCGGCAACTTCCCCTTCTACAAGCGCAGCAAGGCGGGCTGGCAGAACTCCATCCGCCACAACCTGTCGCTCAACGACTGCTTCAAGAAGGTGCCCCGCGACGAGGACGACCCAG GTAAAGGCAATTACTGGACCCTGGATCCAAACTGCGAGAAGATGTTTGACAACGGGAACTTCCGAAGGAAAAGGAAGCGGAGGGGGGAGGCGAGCGCAGTCTCACCCTCGGGTCCCCGGAGCCAGGCCGGAGCCAGGGCGCCCGATCTGGAGCCCCTGGGCGCCGCCTCCGCGGACCTGCGGGCCTCGGCGTCCCCGCGGGCCTCGGCGTCCCCGCCCGCGCCCGAAGCCGCGACCTGCTTCTCCAGTTTGGCCTCGGCCGTGGGCGCCCTGGCTGGTGGCTTCAACCCCTTTGCCGGGGGCCTGGCGGGAGACTTTTCCTTCGGGAGACCCACGACGATCGCCACTCACAGCCCCCAGGtcccccgccccgcgcccggcTTCGCCGCTGGCCAGCAGATGGCGGCCACCGGCTTCCACGTCGGTCACTTCGTCTACACCCGGGAAGGGAACGAAGTTTGA